GTTAAGAGGGATGGCAAAGAATGGTAAATTTGTTGTTAAGACAGGTGAAGATAAATCGGCTTTTGCTATTAATGGAGTAGTGGCAAGTGCAGTTAATAAAGTGTTGAGTACATTGACAGTAGCAATCAGGAATGCAGTGGATTTGGGATTGAAAGAGATTAATAAGGTATTGGGAGAGATTAAGCAAGGAGAAGGTTCTGAAAATAAAGTTAGTGAGTGAGTTATTATATAT
This genomic stretch from Borrelia hispanica CRI harbors:
- a CDS encoding variable large family protein, which gives rise to NAKNAAEIAAAKKAEQKELGASVRKDAVIAGGIALRGMAKNGKFVVKTGEDKSAFAINGVVASAVNKVLSTLTVAIRNAVDLGLKEINKVLGEIKQGEGSENKVSE